From a single Streptomyces liliifuscus genomic region:
- a CDS encoding ABC transporter substrate-binding protein, which translates to MGHQISRRTLLRTTSGIAVAGALGSALSACSGGTGAGSTSSDLTMIWWGSDDRHAAYKKALAAFQKKNSKIKIRETYSGYDGYFDKFNTNIAGGSAPDLLQMDTALVAQYARKGVLAPIDSYVGKSLDLTGFSKTLLAAGTVDGKLYGVPSGIGVNQLTVNRTGLEKLGLKLPDREWTWADLKKISQDVYKKSGGKIYGVDDGGGSTLQCFEVFAREKGETFFSDDGKKLGFTPATLQEWWEFWADMRKANASPPPAITSAAHNDLTKNAVVIGKALFSFDSGIYGAGGSITDAQLDFLPTPQGDWSGAREGNFVNGGVLLSATKASKKVADSVKIMSFFAQDETAIKDMQLLRGIPPTEKARNLIASGLTPTDKLNMENADYISQRVGKATNALPAPVPPPQGADQIWDLLFQSNLAVAFGKKSIKGQLGEFFDQASGILGG; encoded by the coding sequence GTGGGTCACCAGATCTCGCGCAGAACTCTGCTCCGGACCACGAGCGGTATCGCCGTCGCAGGCGCGCTCGGCAGCGCGCTCAGCGCCTGCAGCGGAGGAACCGGAGCCGGCAGCACCAGCAGCGACCTGACCATGATTTGGTGGGGCAGCGACGACCGGCACGCGGCCTACAAGAAGGCACTGGCCGCCTTCCAGAAGAAGAACTCGAAGATCAAGATCCGGGAGACCTACTCCGGCTACGACGGGTACTTCGACAAGTTCAACACCAACATCGCCGGCGGCAGCGCCCCGGACCTGTTGCAGATGGACACCGCCCTGGTCGCGCAGTACGCCCGCAAGGGAGTCCTCGCTCCGATCGACTCCTACGTCGGCAAGAGCCTGGACCTCACCGGCTTCTCCAAGACGCTCCTCGCCGCGGGCACCGTCGACGGCAAGCTGTACGGCGTCCCGTCCGGCATCGGCGTCAACCAGCTCACGGTCAACCGCACCGGCCTGGAGAAGCTCGGCCTGAAGCTGCCCGACCGCGAGTGGACCTGGGCCGACCTGAAGAAGATCTCCCAGGACGTCTACAAGAAGAGCGGCGGCAAGATCTACGGCGTCGACGACGGCGGCGGCTCCACCCTCCAGTGCTTCGAGGTCTTCGCCCGTGAGAAGGGCGAGACGTTCTTCTCCGACGACGGCAAGAAGCTCGGCTTCACCCCCGCCACGCTCCAGGAGTGGTGGGAGTTCTGGGCCGACATGCGCAAGGCCAACGCCTCCCCGCCGCCGGCCATCACCTCGGCCGCGCACAACGACCTCACCAAGAACGCGGTCGTCATCGGCAAGGCCCTGTTCAGCTTCGACTCCGGCATCTACGGCGCGGGCGGCTCCATCACCGACGCGCAGCTGGACTTCCTGCCCACCCCGCAGGGCGACTGGTCCGGCGCCCGCGAAGGCAACTTCGTCAACGGCGGTGTCCTGCTGAGCGCCACCAAGGCCAGCAAGAAGGTCGCCGACTCCGTCAAGATCATGTCGTTCTTCGCGCAGGACGAGACGGCGATCAAGGACATGCAGCTGCTGCGCGGCATCCCGCCGACGGAGAAGGCCCGCAACCTGATCGCCTCGGGTCTGACCCCGACGGACAAGCTGAACATGGAGAACGCCGACTACATCTCCCAGCGTGTCGGGAAGGCGACCAACGCCCTGCCCGCGCCGGTGCCGCCGCCGCAGGGAGCCGACCAGATCTGGGACCTGCTGTTCCAGTCGAACCTGGCCGTGGCCTTCGGCAAGAAGTCGATCAAGGGGCAGCTCGGCGAGTTCTTCGATCAGGCGTCGGGGATTCTGGGCGGGTAG
- a CDS encoding ROK family protein: MNLSESARAVFAVLAEAGTATRPQLAAGARLSKPTVSSAVAELETAELATHSGTVSGGTGRSAAVYGLGPAAGTVLAVDLGPAQTRVRGCALDGTLLAEGTGTRPEAPDTVRKVLDTLPAGVPLRAIVVAVGDVTAQDREGAGMRPATEKAGPIFDAVAVALPPGVPVHLENNVNCAALAELHEGAARGRDTFGYLRIGVGIGLGVVIGGQVLRGANGAAGEVARLPYPWDDGREPRHEALEERIGSPSLLRRAAEAWQGADGPCPRTAERLFALAEEGHATARTVVGLHAAEVGRLAAAVAAVLDPGLIVLGGGTGAFPQLLPGVRAELGRLSWPTEVVSSTVGDSGTVVGASRLAVARGRQTVTGGTGAKH, encoded by the coding sequence ATGAACCTGAGTGAGAGTGCCCGCGCGGTGTTCGCCGTGCTGGCCGAGGCGGGCACCGCCACCCGCCCCCAGCTGGCGGCGGGCGCGCGCCTGTCCAAGCCGACCGTCTCCTCGGCCGTGGCCGAGCTGGAGACCGCCGAACTCGCCACCCACTCCGGCACCGTCTCCGGCGGCACCGGCCGTTCCGCCGCGGTCTACGGGCTCGGGCCGGCCGCCGGCACCGTGCTGGCCGTCGACCTCGGCCCCGCCCAGACCCGGGTGCGGGGCTGTGCCCTGGACGGAACGCTGCTGGCCGAGGGCACCGGCACCCGGCCGGAGGCCCCCGACACCGTACGCAAGGTCCTCGACACACTGCCCGCCGGAGTGCCGCTGCGCGCCATCGTCGTCGCCGTCGGCGATGTCACCGCACAGGACCGCGAGGGCGCCGGCATGCGCCCCGCGACCGAGAAGGCGGGCCCGATCTTCGACGCCGTGGCCGTCGCGCTGCCGCCGGGTGTTCCCGTGCACCTGGAGAACAACGTCAACTGCGCCGCGCTCGCCGAACTGCACGAGGGCGCCGCCCGGGGCCGCGACACCTTCGGCTATCTGCGGATCGGCGTGGGCATCGGCCTCGGCGTCGTCATCGGCGGCCAGGTGCTGCGCGGCGCGAACGGCGCCGCGGGTGAGGTGGCCCGGCTGCCCTACCCCTGGGACGACGGCCGTGAACCGCGCCACGAGGCACTGGAGGAGCGCATAGGTTCGCCGTCCCTCCTGCGCCGGGCCGCGGAGGCCTGGCAGGGCGCCGACGGCCCGTGTCCCCGTACCGCCGAACGGCTCTTCGCGCTCGCCGAGGAGGGCCATGCGACGGCCCGGACCGTGGTCGGTCTGCACGCGGCCGAGGTGGGCCGGCTCGCCGCCGCCGTGGCCGCCGTGCTGGACCCGGGGCTGATCGTGCTGGGCGGCGGCACCGGCGCGTTTCCGCAGCTCCTGCCCGGTGTACGGGCCGAACTGGGCCGGCTGAGCTGGCCCACGGAGGTGGTCAGCAGCACGGTCGGCGACAGCGGCACGGTGGTGGGCGCGAGCCGTCTCGCCGTGGCCCGTGGACGTCAAACCGTGACCGGTGGTACGGGGGCGAAGCATTGA
- the tgmB gene encoding ATP-grasp ribosomal peptide maturase: MTVLILTCEQDVTADMVVAELDGTGVPVVRLDPADLPGPVALSGEYVHGAFRGHLSVGGRLVSMNGLRSVWVRRPGVPASRVAEPTDWLTEESAQALYGMLRSTDARWMNHPDAARRARHKPWQLHLAQRSRLPVPATLITTFPQAARDFADRFPDLVVKPVSGAHPQEPPRAVPTSRVAPDADFAAVAYGPTLLQRRVAKRADIRLTCVGDRIHAARKAVDPDADPDEVDVRFATSDAPWRPADVPSCIAAGVVTYLREAQLAYGAFDFAEDAEGMWWFLECNQSGQFGFVQIESGQPIARTVADWLSAPTPPATPTNGGRAWLLEGH, encoded by the coding sequence ATGACGGTTCTGATCCTGACGTGCGAACAGGATGTGACCGCGGACATGGTGGTGGCCGAACTCGACGGGACCGGGGTACCGGTCGTCCGCCTCGACCCGGCGGACCTGCCGGGCCCCGTGGCCCTGTCGGGGGAGTACGTGCACGGCGCCTTCCGCGGACACCTGTCCGTCGGCGGTCGGCTGGTGAGCATGAACGGGTTGCGGTCCGTCTGGGTCCGCAGGCCCGGCGTGCCCGCGAGCCGGGTCGCCGAGCCCACCGACTGGCTGACCGAGGAGTCCGCCCAGGCGCTCTACGGCATGCTGCGTTCCACCGACGCGCGCTGGATGAACCACCCCGACGCGGCCCGGCGGGCCCGGCACAAGCCCTGGCAGCTCCACCTCGCCCAGCGCAGCCGCCTGCCCGTACCCGCCACGCTGATCACCACGTTCCCGCAGGCGGCCCGTGACTTCGCGGACCGCTTCCCGGACCTGGTGGTCAAGCCCGTCTCGGGCGCGCACCCGCAGGAGCCGCCCCGGGCGGTCCCGACCAGCAGGGTCGCGCCCGACGCGGACTTCGCGGCCGTCGCCTACGGCCCGACCCTGCTCCAACGGCGGGTGGCCAAGCGGGCCGACATCAGGCTGACCTGTGTCGGCGACCGGATCCACGCCGCCCGCAAGGCGGTCGACCCGGACGCCGACCCCGACGAGGTGGACGTACGGTTCGCCACCTCCGACGCTCCCTGGCGCCCCGCCGACGTGCCCTCGTGCATAGCCGCCGGCGTGGTCACCTATCTCCGGGAGGCCCAACTGGCCTACGGCGCCTTCGACTTCGCCGAGGACGCCGAGGGCATGTGGTGGTTCCTGGAGTGCAACCAGTCCGGCCAGTTCGGATTCGTACAAATCGAATCGGGCCAGCCCATCGCCCGCACGGTCGCCGACTGGCTGTCCGCTCCCACCCCACCCGCCACTCCGACAAACGGCGGCAGAGCATGGCTCCTGGAGGGCCACTGA
- a CDS encoding serine hydrolase domain-containing protein has translation MDQLQQEVDPVEVGLDPVALDRLDRFFARRVDDGLLPGYLVSVARHGRVAHLTSYGLRDREAGIPVTADTVWRLYSMTKPVASVAALMLHEEGLLDLDDPVSRHLPAFADPQVYERGAGDDLRTRPAEGPVLVRHLLTHTAGMTIGAYRTHPVDSLYLAAGIETTAPKDADLAEACEVYAGLPLQFEPGTEWNYSLATDVVGRLIEVVTGRPLDAFLSERVFAPLVMTDTGFWVSGERADRLAVLYQENEDGGIAPIPGPPVHERPRLLSCVSGLVGTARDYHRFMEFLRRRGELDGVRLLSPETVDTMTANHLPTDLHSFGSKPIHGQPGNAGLGFGLGFSVVVDADRTESPESEGSYGWSGAGGTTFWVDPRNDLTVQLMTQVRPAGMLSFHELKGFVSEALGS, from the coding sequence ATGGATCAGTTGCAGCAAGAAGTGGATCCGGTCGAGGTCGGTCTCGATCCGGTGGCGCTGGACCGTCTCGACCGGTTCTTCGCCCGTCGCGTGGACGACGGCCTACTGCCCGGGTACCTCGTTTCAGTGGCTCGTCACGGCCGTGTCGCGCATCTCACGTCCTACGGCCTGCGCGACCGGGAGGCCGGCATTCCGGTCACCGCGGACACCGTGTGGCGGCTCTACTCGATGACCAAGCCGGTGGCGTCCGTCGCCGCGCTGATGCTCCACGAGGAGGGCCTGCTCGACCTCGACGACCCGGTCTCCCGCCATCTGCCGGCCTTCGCGGACCCGCAGGTCTACGAGCGCGGCGCGGGCGACGACCTCAGGACCCGCCCGGCCGAGGGCCCCGTCCTGGTCCGGCACCTCCTGACCCATACCGCGGGCATGACCATCGGCGCGTACCGCACGCACCCCGTGGACTCCCTCTACCTGGCGGCCGGAATCGAGACGACGGCACCGAAGGACGCGGACCTCGCGGAGGCCTGCGAGGTGTACGCGGGTCTGCCGCTCCAGTTCGAGCCGGGGACCGAGTGGAACTACTCGCTCGCGACCGATGTGGTCGGGCGGCTCATCGAGGTGGTGACGGGCCGGCCCCTCGACGCGTTCCTCTCCGAACGGGTCTTCGCACCGCTCGTGATGACGGACACCGGCTTCTGGGTCTCCGGCGAGCGGGCGGACCGGCTGGCCGTCCTCTATCAGGAGAACGAGGACGGCGGGATCGCGCCGATCCCGGGCCCGCCGGTGCACGAACGCCCGCGGCTGCTCTCCTGCGTCAGCGGGCTCGTGGGGACGGCCCGCGACTACCACCGCTTCATGGAGTTCCTCCGCCGGCGCGGCGAACTCGACGGCGTCCGGCTACTGTCGCCTGAGACCGTCGACACCATGACGGCCAACCACCTCCCCACCGACCTCCACTCCTTCGGCAGCAAACCCATCCACGGCCAGCCGGGCAACGCCGGTCTCGGCTTCGGTCTCGGCTTCTCCGTCGTGGTGGACGCGGACCGCACGGAGTCCCCGGAGAGCGAGGGCTCCTACGGCTGGAGCGGAGCGGGCGGCACGACCTTCTGGGTCGACCCGCGCAACGATCTGACCGTCCAACTCATGACGCAGGTGCGGCCCGCGGGGATGCTCTCCTTCCACGAACTGAAGGGGTTCGTGAGCGAGGCGCTCGGGAGCTGA
- a CDS encoding carbohydrate ABC transporter permease → MTTAKTDEVVKEQPAPATPSDQRERDRMRRRLARRRGGGWWPYAFLAPWFIGLFGLTIYPMLDSLYLSFTDFDLLTPAQWVGMDNYNKMFTDDPVFWDSVHATLLYVVVSVPLKLALALGVAMLLNRDLKGIGLYRAAFYLPSLLGGAVAIAIVWRQVFGGDGLFNDFLAWFGIKGQDWISSPDTALYTLILLAVWQFGTPMVIFLAGLKQLPKDVYEAAAIDGATPITRFFKITLPLLTPIVFFNVVLQIIDAFKTFTPAFVISNGSGGPLNSTMLYSLYLYKKGFTDLQMGYASALAWVLFLVIAGFTAVNFIASRYWVHYDD, encoded by the coding sequence ATGACCACCGCGAAGACAGACGAGGTCGTGAAGGAGCAGCCCGCTCCCGCGACCCCGTCCGACCAGCGGGAGCGCGACCGTATGCGCCGCCGCCTCGCCAGACGGCGGGGCGGGGGCTGGTGGCCGTACGCCTTCCTGGCCCCCTGGTTCATCGGCCTGTTCGGCCTGACGATCTACCCGATGCTGGACTCGCTGTATCTGTCCTTCACCGACTTCGACCTGCTGACTCCGGCGCAGTGGGTCGGCATGGACAACTACAACAAGATGTTCACCGACGACCCGGTCTTCTGGGACTCGGTGCACGCCACGCTGCTGTACGTCGTCGTCTCGGTGCCGCTGAAGCTGGCGCTCGCGCTCGGCGTGGCCATGCTGCTCAACCGCGACCTGAAGGGCATCGGCCTGTACCGGGCCGCCTTCTATCTGCCGTCGCTGCTCGGCGGGGCGGTCGCGATCGCCATCGTGTGGCGGCAGGTCTTCGGCGGCGACGGTCTGTTCAACGACTTCCTCGCCTGGTTCGGCATCAAGGGCCAGGACTGGATCTCCAGCCCGGACACCGCGCTCTACACGCTGATCCTGCTGGCCGTCTGGCAGTTCGGCACCCCGATGGTCATCTTCCTCGCCGGTCTGAAGCAACTGCCGAAGGACGTGTACGAGGCCGCCGCGATCGACGGCGCCACACCCATCACCAGGTTCTTCAAGATCACCCTGCCGCTGCTGACGCCGATCGTCTTCTTCAACGTGGTCCTGCAGATCATCGACGCGTTCAAGACCTTCACCCCCGCCTTCGTCATCAGCAACGGCTCCGGCGGACCGCTCAACTCGACCATGCTGTACTCCCTCTACCTGTACAAGAAGGGCTTCACCGACCTCCAGATGGGATACGCCTCGGCACTCGCCTGGGTGTTGTTCCTGGTCATCGCAGGCTTCACGGCGGTCAACTTCATCGCCAGCCGCTACTGGGTCCATTACGACGACTGA
- a CDS encoding phosphatase PAP2 family protein: MFLRTSVGVSAGLVAGPAVVAWPAATASAATNASAAFVDSYTTNVIGNLTSETNAAVHILDGFARIWKTGAAWNTGTPLMPEVLRANMRYCARVTRRRTDAEARTAFIQDRQHQSYAVIAGLGPLAGLYRSGAKAVTGITSAPDGIPAGKINDTLPADAPAGSALGAGSYTSDLGKVAELVDTVRGPFASSNPSKVAYQYPRPWRMNEDSEVVDTGRTDELGYPVYESDVVVVPQLLRQRGSDPADDGGFSSGHTNAFYLAALAMGYAVPERFQELVARASELAHTRIVAGMHNTVDVVGGRVLATALAAAALADPKNAGLKAAARAQASAYFRAKTGTTADTLYAYAHSAGRDTDPYADRSANWAAVEPRLTYVLPKRHSHDRMTVPKGAEVLLETRLPYLTAAQRREVLRTTALPAGYVLLDGFEKWGRLNLFAAADGYGAFDTDVRVTLDRAAGGFGAADTWRNDIGGPGALVKRGSGTLTLTGDNEYSGGSTVEEGVLATGSADALGCGDVRVKGGTLRATSPLRVRGVYAQASGTVLDVTLDGDRGAALKVSGRVLLDRGSRLAVRLDGSYRPRRGAVLPVIESRVLQGRFGSVTVDGVRAEQVFTGRGLSVRVP, from the coding sequence ATGTTCCTGCGGACCTCCGTGGGCGTCTCGGCCGGACTCGTCGCGGGCCCCGCCGTGGTGGCCTGGCCCGCCGCCACGGCCTCGGCCGCCACGAACGCGTCCGCCGCCTTCGTGGACTCGTACACCACGAACGTCATCGGCAACCTCACGTCCGAGACCAACGCGGCCGTGCACATCCTCGACGGCTTCGCGCGCATCTGGAAGACGGGCGCGGCCTGGAACACCGGCACACCGCTGATGCCCGAGGTCCTGCGCGCCAACATGCGGTACTGCGCGCGCGTCACCCGGCGCCGCACGGACGCCGAGGCCCGCACGGCGTTCATCCAGGACCGCCAGCACCAGAGTTACGCGGTGATCGCCGGCCTGGGCCCGCTCGCCGGCCTCTACAGGAGCGGGGCGAAGGCCGTCACCGGCATCACCTCGGCGCCGGACGGCATCCCGGCGGGCAAGATCAACGACACGCTCCCGGCCGACGCGCCCGCGGGCTCCGCGCTGGGTGCCGGTTCCTACACCTCGGACCTGGGCAAGGTCGCCGAACTGGTCGACACCGTCCGCGGCCCGTTCGCGTCGAGCAACCCGTCCAAGGTCGCCTACCAGTACCCGCGTCCGTGGCGCATGAACGAGGACAGCGAGGTCGTCGACACGGGGAGGACCGACGAACTGGGCTACCCCGTCTACGAATCCGACGTCGTGGTCGTCCCGCAGCTGCTGAGGCAGCGCGGCTCCGACCCGGCCGACGACGGTGGCTTCTCCAGCGGCCACACGAACGCCTTCTATCTGGCGGCGCTGGCCATGGGGTACGCGGTCCCCGAGCGGTTCCAGGAGCTGGTGGCCCGCGCCTCCGAGCTCGCCCACACCCGCATCGTGGCGGGCATGCACAACACCGTGGACGTGGTCGGCGGCCGGGTACTCGCCACGGCCCTCGCGGCGGCGGCGCTCGCCGACCCGAAGAACGCCGGCCTCAAGGCGGCGGCCCGCGCCCAGGCCTCCGCGTACTTCCGGGCGAAGACGGGCACGACCGCGGACACGCTGTACGCGTACGCGCACTCGGCGGGCCGGGACACCGACCCGTACGCGGACCGGTCGGCCAACTGGGCAGCGGTGGAGCCCCGGTTGACGTACGTCCTGCCCAAGCGGCACTCGCACGACCGCATGACCGTGCCCAAGGGCGCGGAGGTCCTGCTGGAGACGCGTCTTCCGTATCTCACGGCCGCCCAGCGGCGCGAGGTGCTGCGGACGACCGCGCTGCCCGCCGGTTACGTCCTGCTGGACGGCTTCGAGAAGTGGGGGCGGCTCAACCTCTTCGCCGCCGCCGACGGGTACGGGGCCTTCGACACGGATGTGCGCGTCACGCTGGACCGCGCGGCCGGTGGTTTCGGTGCCGCCGACACCTGGCGCAACGACATCGGCGGCCCGGGCGCGCTCGTCAAGCGCGGCAGCGGCACGCTGACGCTCACCGGCGACAACGAGTACTCCGGCGGCAGCACGGTGGAGGAGGGTGTCCTCGCGACCGGTTCGGCGGACGCGCTCGGGTGTGGTGACGTGCGGGTGAAGGGCGGGACGCTGCGGGCGACTTCGCCGCTTCGCGTACGGGGGGTGTACGCCCAGGCGTCCGGCACGGTTCTCGACGTGACGCTCGACGGGGACCGGGGAGCGGCGCTGAAGGTGAGTGGTCGTGTGCTGCTCGACCGGGGCAGTCGGCTTGCCGTTCGGCTGGACGGCTCCTATCGGCCGCGGAGGGGGGCCGTTCTTCCTGTGATCGAGAGTCGGGTGTTGCAGGGGCGGTTCGGGAGCGTGACTGTGGACGGGGTCCGGGCCGAGCAGGTGTTCACGGGGCGTGGGTTGTCCGTGCGGGTTCCCTGA
- the tgmA gene encoding putative ATP-grasp-modified RiPP translates to MRPFALNYARPAQQLEVSVPYAYDSRLQLNVLPDGRLAAHDYAVLRELGATTSTAGSKTHFDD, encoded by the coding sequence ATGCGACCGTTCGCGCTCAACTACGCCCGTCCGGCCCAGCAGTTGGAGGTCAGCGTTCCGTATGCCTATGACTCCAGACTGCAGTTGAACGTGCTCCCGGACGGGCGGCTCGCCGCTCATGACTACGCCGTGTTGCGTGAGTTGGGGGCCACCACCTCCACGGCAGGCTCGAAGACCCACTTCGACGACTGA
- a CDS encoding carbohydrate ABC transporter permease: protein MSAITSAHDPKSPLQKLRSATGSRRIFIHTVLIGVAIVMLYPLLWMLSSSFKPDTHIFTQPGLIPSSVRPENYSEGWSGSGNSFSLYITNSLIVTIGAVIGNVISCSLAAYAFARFEFRGKKIWFGLMLGTLMLPTQAVLIPQYTIFYNLTWINTYLPLIVPKFLAVDAFFIFLMVQFIRSIPRELDHAAMMDGANPFEIYWKIILPLMKPALITTTIFTFIWTYDDFLHQLVYLQQNDKFTVPLGLTLFMDQTSGSSYGAMFAMSTLALLPTLICFLIFQKRLVEGLATSGMKG from the coding sequence ATGTCCGCCATCACCTCGGCCCACGACCCGAAGTCGCCGTTGCAGAAACTGCGTTCGGCCACCGGTTCGCGCCGCATCTTCATCCACACCGTGCTCATCGGCGTGGCGATCGTCATGCTCTACCCGCTGCTGTGGATGCTGAGCAGCTCGTTCAAGCCCGACACCCACATCTTCACCCAGCCGGGACTCATCCCGAGCTCGGTGCGCCCGGAGAACTACTCCGAGGGCTGGAGCGGCTCCGGCAACTCCTTCTCCCTCTACATCACCAACTCGCTGATCGTCACGATCGGCGCGGTGATCGGAAACGTCATCTCCTGCTCGCTGGCCGCCTACGCCTTCGCGCGCTTCGAGTTCCGCGGCAAGAAGATCTGGTTCGGCCTGATGCTCGGCACGCTGATGCTGCCCACCCAGGCCGTGCTGATCCCGCAGTACACGATCTTCTACAACCTGACCTGGATCAACACCTATCTGCCGCTGATCGTGCCGAAGTTCCTCGCGGTGGACGCCTTCTTCATCTTCCTGATGGTCCAGTTCATCCGCTCCATCCCGCGCGAGCTGGACCACGCGGCGATGATGGACGGCGCCAACCCCTTCGAGATCTACTGGAAGATCATCCTGCCGCTGATGAAGCCGGCCCTGATCACCACCACGATCTTCACCTTCATCTGGACGTACGACGACTTCCTCCACCAGCTCGTCTACCTCCAGCAGAACGACAAGTTCACCGTCCCGCTCGGTCTGACCCTGTTCATGGACCAGACGAGCGGCTCCTCCTACGGTGCGATGTTCGCCATGTCGACCCTTGCCCTCCTGCCCACGCTCATCTGCTTCCTCATCTTCCAGAAGAGGCTGGTAGAAGGCTTGGCGACCTCGGGCATGAAGGGCTGA
- a CDS encoding N-acetylglucosamine kinase yields the protein MQDSTPIAVGIDVGGTKTHLRAEAGGNPGPGQSAVADHLRMSVADHVRMSRGWRPHDPVSAAAWLAALIDEALPQGARPTAVAVGGHACETPRQCEEIRSALHTLLGVPCLVVGDAELLVPAAGLDKGVGLVAGTGSVAVGRLPGGDTVQVGGWGAVLGDEGGSAGLVREAARALWAAHDRGDPPDALADRLTAAFDVPEVPALGAALESATQPSAEWGRHAPSVFAAAEDGSPLARRVIAEGGRALASLVVRLAGRGVPVDDVVVAGSTVLVQPALYEAFTEALAEALPSARPRPLRVPPVEGAVALARSLR from the coding sequence GTGCAGGACTCCACGCCCATCGCCGTCGGTATCGACGTGGGCGGCACGAAGACGCATCTCCGTGCGGAGGCCGGGGGAAACCCCGGCCCCGGGCAGAGTGCGGTCGCCGATCACCTGCGTATGAGCGTCGCCGATCACGTGCGTATGAGCAGGGGATGGCGGCCCCACGATCCCGTGTCCGCCGCCGCGTGGCTGGCCGCGCTGATCGACGAAGCGCTGCCCCAGGGCGCGCGCCCGACCGCGGTGGCCGTCGGCGGGCACGCCTGCGAGACACCTCGCCAGTGCGAGGAGATCCGCTCCGCACTCCACACTCTTCTCGGTGTCCCCTGCCTCGTCGTGGGCGACGCCGAACTCCTCGTGCCCGCAGCCGGTCTGGACAAGGGGGTCGGCCTCGTCGCCGGCACCGGTTCGGTCGCGGTGGGACGACTGCCCGGCGGCGACACCGTCCAGGTCGGCGGCTGGGGCGCGGTGCTCGGCGACGAGGGCGGCTCGGCCGGTCTCGTACGCGAGGCCGCGCGGGCCCTCTGGGCGGCGCACGACCGCGGCGATCCGCCGGACGCCCTCGCGGACCGGCTGACCGCCGCCTTCGACGTTCCCGAAGTCCCCGCCCTGGGCGCGGCGTTGGAGAGCGCGACCCAGCCGTCCGCCGAGTGGGGGCGGCACGCGCCCAGTGTGTTCGCGGCGGCCGAGGACGGCTCGCCGCTGGCCCGTCGGGTGATCGCCGAGGGCGGCCGCGCGCTGGCGTCGCTCGTCGTACGGCTCGCCGGGCGCGGGGTTCCCGTGGACGACGTGGTGGTGGCGGGCAGCACGGTGCTCGTCCAGCCCGCGCTGTACGAGGCGTTCACCGAGGCACTCGCCGAGGCACTGCCGTCGGCGCGGCCCCGGCCGTTGCGCGTACCGCCGGTGGAGGGCGCGGTGGCACTGGCCAGGTCGCTCCGGTGA